agggccctgctgcagcctgggtaCTCACTGCAGATCTGCCAGGGTGGTGTTGACCTTCAGTGCAGCAGAGAGGGCGGCCACGCCCTCGTCTCCGATGGCGttctcctgcaggctgggacagaggggctgtgtgtgcccatgGCCTGGGAAGccagggcagccagcacagggcccagcattcccaaatggcttgggagagctgcagggccaCAAGGCATTTAGAGCATCCCCGGCCAGGGACACacagtggggacacagcagatTTCCAGTGCCTacagggacaccaggacagctgcagagggactttggacaagggatggagggacaggacacagggaatggcttcccactgccagagggcagggttagaagggatattgggaagaatgaggtggggaggccctggcacagggtgcccagagcagctgtggctgcccctggatccctggaagtgtccagggccaggctggatggggcttggagcagcctgggacagggggaggtgtccctgccatggcaggggtgaaactggatgggctttaagggTCCTTGCAGTAGGACCACCCATGTCCCCACTCACTCGaggctggccaggctgctgttGGACTGTAGTGCTTGTGCCAGGGCCGTGGCTGCTTTGGCCTGGATGAAGTTCCACTGCAAGCTGCAACCAGGAGAAAATGAGAGCTGAAGCCTTGGGCTGTGAGCACGCCCTGATCCTTCCAGGCTCCACACTCACCTGCACCCATCCAGGGATGTGCCAGACCCCGAGGGTCCATCCAGGGTGTCACAGCACCCCTGCCATGGCGGGTGGCCCAGGGGtggccctgccccagcctggaggggctgaggggggggggggggggggggggggggggggggggggggggggggggggcccaggggtggccctgccacagcctggaggggctgaggggcaggagcagtgtccctgcccatgtccctgGGCTTGAAACCCGGCCAGGCCCAGGGGGAAACTCACTGGAGGGACGTGAGTGCCCGGTTCTCCTTGATGGCCAGAGCGATGGCCTTGCCCCCCTCGTCGTACAGCAGGTTGGCCGCCAAGCTGGAGGGACACAGGGCTCGAGTCACACAGGgaaagctgagagcagctccagggacaccagggctgggtctgggtGCCCTCCTGGGGCCCATGGCACTCACTCCAGCTTCCTGAGGGTGCTGTTGCTGTGCAGGGCACGGGCAATGGCAGGGCCCCCCTCCTTGCTGATGGAGTTCTCCCGGAGGCTGGGGAGAGACacggggctggggaggagcagccaaggcagggctggagcagctgctgccccagtgcccccttcacctcctgctctggggctgagggcacCAACTGAACCGAGCAGTTTGCCTGAAACCACCcccatcagctcctgcagctccattccctgcccctccattccctgtgggCACTGGAGACCCACCAGGGCTTTTCGCCagcctcccatccctgctgccatcctttCATTCCAAGACGTGTCTGAATGAATATTGTCCCAAAGGGAGAAAGATAAAGACAGAGAGAAGTTCCTCACAGCTGGAGGAGGGACCAGAGCTGCTTTCAGCATCTCAGAGCCCTTGTGGAAACGACCAGGCACAAGGCCAGGCTGCTGAAAAGCTCCcaggtgcctgcagcagcttttggcCAGGGTGGCTGGAGGGACTGTCACTTACTTGAGGCTGAGGAGTCCCTTGttggagcagagagctgctgtcagtgccGTGACCCCTGCACTGCTGATGGAGTTGCTCTGGAGACTGAGACAAACGGGGAAGGTGTGAGGATGGGCCAGTCTTGGCATCACAGGTGGGCTGCAGGCTCATGTTTGGGGTGGAAAGTGCCCATTTCAGTGAGAAAAGGGCATCTGCCAGCCTCAGGGGGCAGGGGGAGCCACGGCACAAGGAGCAAGCCTGGAGCATCCAGGGCGGGATCAGCCactcctgctgagcacagcagccccagacccagcaggagaggggagagggttTGCAGCACTTTGGGACAGCCTTGTCCCCACCTGGCTGTCACCGtggctgctggctcagctgggCACGTGGCTCCCGTGGCTTTGGGATCCTTGTCACAGGCACAGAACCACAGCCACTCATCAGCAGGAGCCATCAGccctcccctccagctgctgttcccaCGGGGAATGAAGGTTGCACCATTCCAGCCTGAGTGCCAGGCCTCAGCCTGTTACCAACCTCCTCAGCCAATTCCCAACACTTCTGGGAGAGAGAAGACGCAAAACTGCTGATCTCCTCCAAGCCAGAATGAAAAGTCATCGCTGGGTTTTAGGATTAGTTCTGTCAGTGCCCCCTGGTGcaggcagggccagcctggctgctgctggagctgccccacgGTGTTGCAGCCTGCACATCCAGGGAATGGGACACACGTGGGGAGCGGCTGAGGGCTTGAGGCCTGGCAGATTTtgctgggaggaggaggctgggctCCACTCTCAAGGGCAAACTCACTCAAGGCTTTGCAGGCTGCGGTTCACCCTCAGAGCTTCGGCCAAGGCAATGGAGCCGTTGTCTCCCACCGAGTTGCTCGAGAGTCTGAGACAGAAGAGGGAGCTTGGAGCTGCCAGCAAGGGATTCACCTCCCCCaggctcttcctgctgcagcaacGAGCTGAACTGGCTGCCACCTCATTTCCCACCTACGTGCACCTCTGTTCTCGTGGCTGCTTTGAGCTGGAATCGCTTTTAACGTTTCCCCAGGGCCTGgagccctgctgcttccctctgccagAGGGGAGACAGctgctcctttcttcctttgtgcggttccctgcatccctggaggTACAGAGAGCAtctccacagggctgctccctctATCCACACCAGCCCTCGTGGGCAGAGCCGGCAGCgtccctcctgcctgtgccatgcacctgcccctttcctgcccttgctgcccacagctgccGGCAGATGTGGCTCtggccctgccctccctccccctgctgCCGTGCTCACATCAGCTCCCTcaggctgcagttctgctcCAGCGCCTCTGCCAGTTTCCGGGCGCCCTGGGCTCCGATGGCGTTTTTCTGCAGGCTGCAAAAGGGAGGGGGGCACCTGTGAGTGGCAGGTGCCACATCCCCGTGCTGGGTGGCTGGAGGGGGGGGACAGCACGTGCTGGCCACTCACTGCAGGGTCAGCAGCCTGTGGTTGGTCAGCAGGGCCTCGGCCAGGAAGGTGGCCCCGTCCTCCTTGATGGAGTtgtgctggaggctgtgggAGACGGGAGTGAAGCCGAGCCTGGAGCCTtccacagcagggccaggggctgtgcagggctgcagggcagtggcCACCTGCCCTGGGCTTTGCTTGCCCTTGGCCCTGGCTTAGAAAGGGGTCTGACCTCCAAGCATCCCTGACCAGGagtctccttctctcctctcctctcccatgGGATATTTATTCTTACTTCCATGGAACAGCACCCTGCGAGCTCCATGCACAGAAAGGACGTCGACCTGCGCCTCAACCCCAACTCTGCCCCACTGGAGCCAAGAGGCAGGAGAATTGCAGCTTTCtggcccagggctgccccagtCCCTGCGTCTGTGCCAGCTGCTTGTGTTCAGTGCCCTTCACACCTGGCCCAGGGCATGCCCAGGATctccccctgtgctgcccctcgGAGCTTGGGAAAACCCCGGTGGGACAGAAGAGGGATGGAAGGGGGCCTGCCCTGGGCATCTGCTCCAGGAGGTGCTACAGAAGCTGGGACTTACTTCAGGGAGAgcaggatttggttttttttcagggcaTCAGCCAGGGCTTTTGCTCCGGTGGGGCCGATGGAGTTGCTCCGCAGGCTGGGCCGGGACAGGCAGAAAAGCCAAGGTTagcaaagccaggctggcacaggccCAGTTTAAGCCAGATGCCTCCACATGGCACTGCTGAGGTGGGACATCAGGCCAGCAGCTTGTGGGGGTGGCTTTAGGGGCTGGAgaccctccccagctctctcaggcCGGGTGGGATGCAGGGAATGGTTCCCAGTGGGAATGTCTGCaccacaggagctggggaaggggaacaCTTACTCCAGCACCATCAGGCTCCTGTTCACCAGCAGAGACCTGGCCAGAGCTCTGGCTCCCTTGTTGCTGATCTGATTTTCTGCCAAGCTgcccagaaaaggaaaattggGTGTTTTTCCCGCGGAGACAGAGACTGGCACAGACCCTGGCATGTCCCAGGATGCCGCTGGGATGGGTGAGCACAGAAGAGCCGTGGCGAGCATTTGGTTCAGGGTACAACCAAAGTGATGGATGTTCCCCCGGAGGGGACACCGGGCAGGGACTGCAAGGACACTGTTTCTGGACAGAAAATTCATCTGTGTCCTACAAAGGAGCTCAGATGGCAGCATGAGGAACTCTGTGCAGCCttggggaagagcaggaggtggGCAAAGTGGGAACCCATCTGCCTGGGATGAGGCATCTGCTGTGTGGGGGTCAGGagcctgtcccctctgtgcagCAGGTGCTCCATGCAGAGCCTCGAGTGTCCAGCAATCTGCTGTGACCTTGGGAAGTGGTTTGTTGGGATTGGATTTATTGCTTTGTTGGGATCACCCATTTTTGTgatttattcacattttttttttaggaaggGTGAGGAGGCAGCAGTTCCAGGAAGACTGGGCAAGACAACCTTGGGGTAAGGCCACTGTGCCTGGGTgcaggggatgctgtgggacTGTCCTTGTCATGAGGCACCCTGGGGAGACACTGGGAGAGACATTCCTGGGGCACCCCCACCCTGGTTTTGCAGTGCCCCCAGCTCCACGTTGCATCCCCAGGACACCCTGTCCTACCTGAGCCTCTGGATCTGGCAGTCCTTCACGCTCAGcacactgcccagcagctccatcacaTCATCCTTAAACTGGTTATTGTCCAGCCTGCAGAAGACACAAGGAAAGAGCAAGAGCAAGGGTTTGGGGGAAAAGTGGAGAAAGTTGATCCTCCCATGACATCTGCCTGTCCCGGGTGGAGAAACTCAAGAGCAGAAGTGGATCTGACTCAGTGCCATCCCCAGGACAGCTCTCTGCAGGTGGACAACTTGTGGTGGACCCAAAATCCCCATTGACGCCTTGGATTGCGAGTCACAGGGGAGAGAGAACTCATTGCAGCCTCCAGTACTTAGAGGGGACTTAAAACAGGGAACAGGTTTAtactaaaagaggagagatttccATTGGAAGTTAGGATGAAATTCTTCCatgtgagggtgggcaggccctggcacagggtgcccagagcagctgtggctgcccctggatccctggaagtgtcaggctggatggggtttggagccccctgggacagtggaaggtgtccctccctgtggcagggggtgggactggatgagtTCTAAggtccctcccaccccaaaccacaaGGCATTTAGAGcatccccaggcagggacacgcagtggggacacagcagatTTCCAGTGCCTACAGGGatgccaggagagctggagagggactttggacaagggtttgcagagacaggacacaggaaatggcttcccactgccagagggcagggatggatggggtATTGGGAAGAATGAGgcagggaggccctggcacagggtgcccagagaagctgtggctgtccctggatccctggcagtgcccagggccaggctggacactgggctggagcactgggacagtgggaggtgtccctgccatggcaggggtggcactgggggggatttTAGGTCCTTTCCGACCCAAACAATTCCAGGATTTCTGTCTGCCTGGGTTTGGCTAAAGTGGCACAGGCTGGGTGCTGACCCAAGGAATCACACTTTAAATTTCTGAGTGGGACCTTCTTCCCTGCTCATCAAAGCacaggagagaaggaggaaatcCCATCTTGTGGAAATCTAAAGCAAAATTTCCCCAAGCATAGAAATGGAGCAAACTATGTGTGGTTTCACAgtcacagcctggcagctctcctggcttCTCCCAGTGCAACCCCACCAGGACTCACCTGAGGTTGTGGCagaagaggagctgggagagcaggctCTTACAGACACTGTAGCTGAGGCAGTTGGAGAGGTTTGTCTCCTCCAGGCAGACGTCAGAGACCTGCAGGAGATAAGCCAGGGCGGAGCAGTTGCCGGGGGTGAGCAGGCCGGCCAGGCTGCCGCTCCTCATGGCCTCCTCCAGGGCCTGCGCGGGCTCGCCGTGCCGCATCTCCTGCAGGCAGCGCACGGCGTTGACGGCGCGCGGGGAGGCGGCGGGCTCGGCgcccaggcagccctgcagcacgCCGGCGGCCTGGCCCCTGAGGGCGCCCTGCTCgtccttctgcagcagccacccGCCCAGCAGCGCGCCGGCCTGCGGCGACAGCAgccccccccggggggggggggggggggggggggggggggggggggggggggggggggggggggggggggggggggggggggggggggggggggggggggggggggggggggggggggggggggggggggggggggggggggggggggggggggggggcccagcaGCGCGCCGGCCTGCGGCGACAGCAGCCCCGCCAGGAAGCGCAGGAAGATGTccagctgcctgtcctgggCCTGCAGCGCCCGCTGCACCGCGCTCCTGAAGTGGCTGAGGAAGCCCAGCTTGGGCCAGGAGACGCCGCTCTCCGCGAACAGGTCGAAGATGGCTCGCTTGGCCGCCGTGTAGTAGTAAAGGGCCGCCAGGAACTCCTGGATGGTCAGGTGGCAGAAGTAGTAGGCGGTGGAGGGCTGCGCGTCCTCCTTGAGCAGCAGGCGGGTGGagaggctgctgggcagcagggacgGGTCGATGCCGTAGGCCTTCATGTCCTGCTCGTAGAACACGTGCTTCTTGCGCAGCAGCCCGTAGAAGGccagcctgcccaggctgcccaccAGCTTCCTGCTGGTGGTCACAGCCTGCTCGGTCCTCGGGGCTTCTCTCGGCTTCTCCAGCCAGTCGCCACTCAcagccattttaaaataatagcagTAGATTTCTGACAGGGTGCTGGGGACCACGGTTGCTTCTTGGGATCGATCGCTGCTGTGTTTCAGGAAATAAGCGATTGAGGAGCCACAGATCCAGCAAAAGCCAGGAATGGTACACAGGACGTGGAGCGACCTGTTAGCCCTGATGTGCTGCAGGACCTGGCTGGACAGATCTCTGTTGTCCAGGAACATCTGGTCCAAGAAGTCCTTCATCTCTGCAGCCCCGAACCCTCGGATCTCCGTCATGCGGTCCACCAGCCCGCTGGGAATCTGCCCGGCCGCCGCCGGCCGCGACGTCACCCACACAGAGGCCTCCTGCAGCAGGTTTCCCCTGATGATGTTGGTGATCAGGTTGTCCACTTGGATCTCCTTTTTGGGATCGGTGCAAACCGCTGCGTTGGAAAAATCCAGGGGGGTCTTGAACTCGTCCAGGCCGTCGAGGATGAGCAGGGTgcgggcggcggcggcgggctCGGGGCTGTGGGGGGAGGCCGAGCGCAGGAGGTGCTCAGCAGAGAGCTTCTCGTAGGTGTTGAGCTGGCGGAAGGTGAggggcagcacagacaccatgtccctgcccatctccCCCTTTGCCCAGCTGCAGACAAACAGCTTCACCAGAGTGCTCTTGCCAATGCCGGCCACGCCGATGGTGACGGAGACGCGAGGGGGGATGCTGACTTTGGAGAGAGGCCGGAACAGCTTCTCCAGGGGGATGCTCCTGGATGCGTTTGGCAGGCCCTTGGTGGTTTCAACCTGCAGGATGTCGTGCTCCTTCTGCTGGATGTCGCTCAGGCCTTCCACCAGCAGCAGGTTGGTGAGGCGCCGCAGGGCTCCGgtctccagcccgttcccacaggagccctgcaggctcTCCAGGTGCTTCTGCACCATGGGTCctgcacagagaaatgaaacGGGGCTGAGGAGGAACCACAAAGGCAAACAACAGGAGCTGCTTCACTTTTCTGCCGTGCCCATGCGGAGGGAAGCCTCACGGAGCCTTTACATCCTGGTGGGAAGGATGGCAGGGCTCAGAGGGCACCAAGAGGCCTAAAGGGTCCTGATCAGCCTCCAGGAGCCCATTTTAACTCAGCCCGGGGCCTTCAGCCTCAGCTAAAGCTGTGTTGTAGCAGCTACATCGTGCTCTTGGACCTCATTGCTCTGCCCTTGCCTGGTGGCCACTGGACTGTGTCTGAACCTGGCTGCCCTTGCTGGGCATGATCCTGACCCCTCTATTTCCCAGATTGGCTTCATTCCTGCCTCATTGCCATGCATTCTCTGATGAACTGGACTCTTGGCTCAACCTGGTGGCCACCTCTGAACCTGTCCTGCTCACCTGGCCCAGGTATCACAGTGAAATTAAACCATCCAGCAAAGGCTGGACAGGCAGgggatgatggtgatggtgtgAGAGATTTGGAGCAGACAGCAGCCGAGGCTGGAGCCTTCCAACcaggagggaaagcagggaaacCCCTCCTGGCAAGAAGATTGCAGAGAGAGCCTGAATTTGGGGCAGCCAGAAGCCGATGGGGTGGGGCTCACCCGTCCttttcctgtccccagcctggtgctgggaCTGGCTGCTGAGATCTGGACACTGAGGACATTAAAAACTCCTCAGGCTGCCCAGCGAGGCGTGCAGAGGGCAGTGAGGGGCCTGGAGGGAGCtccctcagagctggcagagagcCCTGGTCACCCCTGGCTGTGTCCTTTCCCAGCCTGAGTCGCTGCCACGGCACCATCACCTGCACGGATGctcccacagagctgccaccagccccagctctgtgcacaccTCAGGGAGCTCCAGCCAGCACCAGGCCACGTGTGCAGCCCCccctggctgggctgcctgccacagacagtgctgtgGAGGTAGAGCTGCCAGTTGGAGGTCTGGATGAAGctctgcagggactgggaggcatggctgccctggccagccaggacatccagcacagccctcaccTGCTCGGGCATGGGGCTTGCTGCCCGCACCTGGGCAGCCTCCTGGGCCCTCAGGAGCTCCAGCCTGCACAGGTGGCTGATGATGTCCTGCAGGAACTGTGGGGAGATGGACCTCGCCAGCTGCCTGCAGTACTGCTGGATCCAGGTGCCTgtgggacagacagagggacaggtgGGTCCTGggccagccctgggaatgtGAGGGgtggcagggaagggcagcagtgcagaatTGCCTCTGGCTCTGAAGGTCTGAGCCCTCCACAGTGCCCTGCCCAAGCCCTCCTTGCAGTGATGCCAACCCAATTAGAGCcagagatgagcaggagcagctgcatcCAGGCCTGTGTTCCCTGGTGTCGGTGTCAGGAGTTTGAACCCTGGAACAGGATGGACACAGTGAAAACCACAGCAGCTGTTTGGGAGAGCACTGGCTGTGCAGGTGGTGGGCACCTTCCAGCACGGTGCTTGTGGCTCCCAGCACTGATGGgttgtgggcagggacactcaggTGGGATGTAGGGATGGTGGGattggagctgctggaagaacACATCAGTGCTGTCTACACGTCCTTAGAGGAGAGGATTTTCTCCTGGGCTGGACCTTTGGACCacacaggacagagggacaggtgGGTCCTGggccagccctgggaatgtGAGGGgtggcagggaagggcagcagtgcagaatTGCCTCTGGCTCTGAAGGTCGCAGGGGTGAGCCAGAGCCCTCCACAGTGCCCTGCCCAAGCCCTCCTTGCAGTGATGCCAACCCAATTAGAGCcagagatgagcaggagcagctgcatcCAGGCCTGTGTTCCCTGGTGTCGGTGTCAGGAGTTTGAACCCTGGAACAGGATGGACACAGTGAAAACCACAGCAGCTGTTTGGGAGAGCACTGGCTGTGCAGGTGGTGGGCACCTTCCAGCACGGTGCTTGTGGCTCCCAGCACTGATGGgttgtgggcagggacactcaggTGGGATGTAGGGATGGTGGTTTATAGGGATGGTGGGattggagctgctggaagaacACATCAGTGCTGTCTACACGTCCTTAGAGGAGAGGATTTTCTCCTGGGCTGGACCTTTGGACCacacaggacagagggacaggtgGGTCCTGggccagccctgggaatgtGAGGGgtggcagggaagggcagcagtgcagaatTGCCTCTGGCTCTGAAGGTCGCAGGGGTGAGCCAGAGCCCTCCACAGTGCCCTGCCCAAGCCCTCCTTGCAGTGATGCCATCCCAAAGTCCTGGCAGCAGGCTTTGTTAGGAGCTGCTAGGTCAGGGCAGCAGCTTCTGAAATTGGTGCTAATTAGACTGAAGAACACAATCATGAAATGGTGTTTTCTCCTGGAATCCAAAcccatgcagagaaaaaaaatctctgagcAACATCATTTCTCTCCAGAAACAGCCGTTCCCCCggtgccagcacagcactgccttggAGCTGCTCGCACCTTGGTGCCCCACCTCATCCCATTTCTGGCTCCAGAACTCCCCCAGGGTGACAGATCTGCCCCAGCACCACTCACCTTCCATCAGAGGCCTCCCGTGGCATGGGTGGTCCCTGGGCGAGGAGCgctgtggtggcagcagcgTCCCATGGGCCACCTCCTGGCCAG
This genomic stretch from Ficedula albicollis isolate OC2 chromosome 14, FicAlb1.5, whole genome shotgun sequence harbors:
- the NLRC3 gene encoding protein NLRC3 translates to MAGPGGQRAGRERDGSGAIAGPGAPGASPLTRLLTSARFGSNRLPPDRFGSNRLPPDRFGSSTWIQQYCRQLARSISPQFLQDIISHLCRLELLRAQEAAQVRAASPMPEQVRAVLDVLAGQGSHASQSLQSFIQTSNWQLYLHSTVCGPMVQKHLESLQGSCGNGLETGALRRLTNLLLVEGLSDIQQKEHDILQVETTKGLPNASRSIPLEKLFRPLSKVSIPPRVSVTIGVAGIGKSTLVKLFVCSWAKGEMGRDMVSVLPLTFRQLNTYEKLSAEHLLRSASPHSPEPAAAARTLLILDGLDEFKTPLDFSNAAVCTDPKKEIQVDNLITNIIRGNLLQEASVWVTSRPAAAGQIPSGLVDRMTEIRGFGAAEMKDFLDQMFLDNRDLSSQVLQHIRANRSLHVLCTIPGFCWICGSSIAYFLKHSSDRSQEATVVPSTLSEIYCYYFKMAVSGDWLEKPREAPRTEQAVTTSRKLVGSLGRLAFYGLLRKKHVFYEQDMKAYGIDPSLLPSSLSTRLLLKEDAQPSTAYYFCHLTIQEFLAALYYYTAAKRAIFDLFAESGVSWPKLGFLSHFRSAVQRALQAQDRQLDIFLRFLAGLLSPQAGALLGGWLLQKDEQGALRGQAAGVLQGCLGAEPAASPRAVNAVRCLQEMRHGEPAQALEEAMRSGSLAGLLTPGNCSALAYLLQVSDVCLEETNLSNCLSYSVCKSLLSQLLFCHNLRLDNNQFKDDVMELLGSVLSVKDCQIQRLSLAENQISNKGARALARSLLVNRSLMVLDLRSNSIGPTGAKALADALKKNQILLSLNLQHNSIKEDGATFLAEALLTNHRLLTLHLQKNAIGAQGARKLAEALEQNCSLRELILSSNSVGDNGSIALAEALRVNRSLQSLDLQSNSISSAGVTALTAALCSNKGLLSLNLRENSISKEGGPAIARALHSNSTLRKLDLAANLLYDEGGKAIALAIKENRALTSLHLQWNFIQAKAATALAQALQSNSSLASLDLQENAIGDEGVAALSAALKVNTTLADLHLQVASIGAAGAQALAEALMVNKSLQVLDLRGNSLGLAGARAVAQALRVNRSLRRLSLQENSLGMEGAICIATALKGNHGLTYVNLQGNHIGQSGAKMISDTIRTNAPDCVVDV